In a genomic window of Glycine max cultivar Williams 82 chromosome 13, Glycine_max_v4.0, whole genome shotgun sequence:
- the LOC102661121 gene encoding serine/threonine-protein phosphatase 7 long form homolog, with the protein MASSSSSSSHVNIKSGPIDADVLWMQPKHVSEHVWNGEEDRKLHIRRAVPTYQGEEQIPEQIFPFLLQSGFAWIIKMGYLKINASLISALIERWRPETHTFHMRCGECTITLQDVSVLLGISVDGLPLIGPTNLDWADLCEELLGVRPQEDEIRGSVVKLSWLAHHFAQINNDDDEEQVRRFARAWILRFIGGVLFVDKSSNKVSLRYLQFLRDFEECGRYAWGAAVLGFLYREMCNATDYKTKSIGGMCILLQMWAWERCPTLAPKRTPSQVENTPLGHRWLRRGNQHIGNDDVRVFRRKLDIMKRHEFVWEPYPSTVISLLPPVCLVGSLAWYAVVPLICFQVIEWHQPDRVLRQFGMQQPIPESPSQPLNIHGITLKGKHDENWGQLFAPMIDQWNNRHAFRVDAYPRQEGLLSFNSDYMVWYRRKTKMFVDPANAKTATLGEVAEALQYMVSPQGRNTCTFDDLVPYVEKITILSEEQERVTEPVSHGPASERQFPAQQFHMLQSSIETQGIDRRRDIVEAEEYSQQMAERGHGMYYTPQTFAEYPTQMYQYPFQGHHTDTSASQQSFGGVAETQAHFSWPTMTPSQQYHGPIPTPNAPLGTQWNVPGQIPNTGDLFGVDLRHAFSAEADEEEAGRHRGRRNPDRQARRWDRPCGTSSRHHGHQNE; encoded by the exons atggcatcttcatcatcatcttcatcacatGTTAACATTAAGTCTGGCCCCATCGATGCTGATGTATTATGGATGCAACCTaaacatgtttcagaacatgtttggaatggggaagaagataggaaattacatatcagacgagctgtccccacgtatcaaggggaagaacaaattcctgagcaaatttttccttttcttctacaATCTGGTTTCGCTTGGATTATCAAGATGgggtacttaaaaataaatgcctcATTAATTAGTGCTCTgatagaaagatggaggccggaaacacatacctttcacatgagatgcggagaATGTACTATTACTCTCCAAGACGTCTCTGTATTGTTAGGTATAAGTGTGGATGGTTTACCATTAATCggtccaacaaatcttgattgggctgatttatgtgaggaattattgggagtcagaccacaagaaGATGAAATTAGAGGTAGTGTGGTgaaattaagttggctggctcaccattttgcCCAAATAAATAATGACGACGACGAAGAACAAGTACGAAGGTTTGCCCGTGCATGGATATTGAGATTCATTGGAGGTGTCTTGTTCGTTGATAAAAGCAGTAACAAAGTTTCGCTAAGataccttcaatttttacgtgactttgaagaatgtggcagatatgcatggggagctgccGTACTTGGTTTTCTATACAGAGAGATGTGCAATGCCaccgattataaaactaaatcaatcggaggtatgtgcatcttactacaaatgtgggcatgggaacgatgtccaaccttggctccaaagaggactccttcCCAAGTAGAAAATACACCACTGGGGCATAG gtggctgcgacgtggaaaccaaCATATCGGCAATGATGATGTGAGAGTTTTTCGTCGCAAGTTAGATATTATGAAACGTCATGAG tttgtgtgGGAGCCGTACCCATCAACCGTAATATCACTGTTGCCTCCCGTTTGTTTAGTCGGAAGTCTCGCGTGGTAcgcggtggtgccactaatttgtttccaagttattgagtggcaccaaccggaCAGAGTATTGAGACAATTTGGGATGCAACAGCCAATTCCAGAGTCTCCTTCACAACCCTTAAACATTCATGGCATAACATTGAAAGGGAAACATGACGAAAATTGGGGGCAATTGTTCGCCCCAATGATTGATCAGTGGAATAATCGCCATGCATTTAGGGTCGACGCTTATCCCCGACAAGAAggcctattgagttttaactcggactacatggtctggtataggcgaaagacaaagatgtttgttgacccAGCAAATGCAAAGACggctacattg GGTGAAGTTGCGGAGGCATTACAATACATGGTgtctcctcaagggaggaaTACATGCACatttgatgatctcgtgccttatgtggaaaaaattacaattttatccgaagagcaagagagagtcactgagccagtgtcacatggtcccgcatcagagcgtcaatttcctgcacaacagtttcacatgcttcagtCAAGTATTGAAACTCAGGGGATAGACAGAAGAAGGGACATTGTTGAAGCGGaagaatattcccaacaaatggcggagcgtggccatggaatgtattacacgccacaaACATTTGCTGAGTATCCGACCCAGATGTATCAATATCCTTTTCAGGGTCATCACACTGATACTTCTGCAAGCCAGCAATCGTtcggtggtgttgcggaaacacaagctcatttttcatggcccacaatgaccccttcacagcaatatcatggcccaattccaacacctaatgccccGTTAGGAACACAATGGAATGTACCGGGACAAATACCTAATACGGGTGACTTATTCGGTGTTGATTTGCGGCACGCATTTTCTGCGGAGGCTGACGAAGAAGAAGCGGGGAGGCATCGgggcagaagaaatcctgatcgccaagcacgaagatgggatcgaccatgtggcacatcctcacgaCATCACGGACACCAAAATGAATGA